Proteins found in one Carassius auratus strain Wakin chromosome 12, ASM336829v1, whole genome shotgun sequence genomic segment:
- the rnf157 gene encoding E3 ubiquitin ligase RNF157 isoform X1, with protein MGALTSRQNAGVEEVDISTSSVYRYPPKSGSYFASHFIMGGEKFDSTHPEGYLFGENTDLNFLGNRPVVFPYNAPPPHEPVKTLRSLINIRKDTLRLVRCSEDMKLPGQEVGKSQSCYNIEFTFDADTQVTITIYYQAIEEFHNGVPIYLPQDSSLQSETVHFKRGVCQQFCLPSHYVNLSEWADEELLFDMDKDIYPMVVQAIVEEGDEHLGHSHVLLATFEKHMDGSYCVKPLKQKQVVDGVSYLLQEIYGIENKYNSQEPKVAEDEISDNSAECVVCLSDVRDTLILPCRHLCLCNACADTLRYQANCCPICRLPFRALLQIRAMRKKLSPLTPTGFNPVITSQTSDSEEHSASEHIPPGYEAVSLLEALNGPLNPSPSAPPLQGHVSGSVPTYGSDSHLTPARSLSPLEHSVNSSQNVKHKKSASKSLSQNSSVLPEEEDEKSCSESEVQTCRRKLHAEQQESGVTPESDNITLSSSGAIDQSSCNGTPLSSTITSPEDPISSSLAQSVMSMASSHSQHSQISTDTLSSMSGSYMAGAEGEEAAETRAESRAPSQHEGEEIPNEAKGHNFVAVILEEQDSEGNDVTEEDCASPTKEHGGRRRSEVPCPEFDNNNQGQSDTHYMTGLDNEQPPDGRFAGLLYLDVYRHGRDPLTHHASISNINLEEQGVSNEVANPKNKSHRGPLAV; from the exons ATGGGAGCTTTGACAAGCCGTCAGAATGCAGGAGTGGAGGAGGTCGATATTTCAACCAGTTCTGTTTACAGATACCCACCCAAATCCG GGAGTTATTTTGCTAGCCATTTCATTATGGGAGGAGAGAAATTTGATTCAACTCATCCTGAAGGCTATCTGTTTGGTGAAAATACTGACCTCAACTTCCTTGGCAACAGACCAGTAGTG TTCCCGTACAATGCTCCCCCTCCACATGAGCCGGTCAAGACCCTCCGGAGTCTCATCAACATCCGTAAAGACACTCTGCGACTTGTCCG ATGTAGTGAAGACATGAAGCTTCCTGGACAGGAAGTTGGAAAAAGCCAAAGCTGCTATAATATTGAGTTTACCTTTGATGCCGACACACAAGTTACCATCACCATATACTACCAAGCCATTGAAGAGTTTCACAATGGTGTGCCAAT ATACTTGCCGCAGGACAGCTCTCTGCAGTCAGAGACGGTGCACTTCAAACGCGGCGTCTGCCAACAGTTCTGTCTGCCCTCTCATTACGTCAACTTATCAGAGTGGGCAGATGAGGAG CTATTGTTTGACATGGATAAAGACATCTACCCCATGGTTGTACAAGCAATAGTGGAAGAGGGAGATG AACACTTGGGACACTCTCATGTTCTTCTTGCAACGTTTGAGAAA CATATGGATGGAAGTTACTGTGTAAAACCTCTGAAACAGAAACAAGTG GTGGATGGTGTTAGTTACCTGCTGCAGGAGATCTACGGTATAGAGAACAAATACAACAGTCAAGAACCAAAG GTGGCAGAAGATGAGATTAGTGACAACAGCGCGGAATGTGTGGTGTGTTTGTCAGACGTGCGGGACACACTTATCCTGCCCTGCAGACACCTGTGCCTGTGCAACGCCTGCGCAGACACGCTGCGTTACCAGGCCAACTGTTGCCCCATCTGTCGACTGC CGTTTCGTGCCCTCCTTCAAATTCGAGCGATGAGGAAAAAACTGAGCCCACTCACACCTACTGGATTCAACCCTGTCATCACCTCACAGACATCAGATTCAGAGGAGCACTCG GCATCAGAGCACATCCCACCAGGCTATGAAGCTGTGTCCCTGTTGGAGGCCTTGAATGGGCCCCTGAACCCATCACCATCTGCTCCTCCACTTCAGGGCCATGTTTCTGGATCTGTGCCCACATATGGCAGTGATAGCCACCTCACGCCTGCACGCTCCCTCTCTCCGCTAGAACACTCGGTCAACTCCAGCCAGAATGTGAAACACAAGAAGAGTGCCTCTAA ATCCCTCTCCCAGAATTCTTCAGTGCTgcctgaggaggaggatgagaagtcATGCAGTGAGTCTGAAGTGCAAACGTGCAGGAGAAAACTGCATGCAGAACAGCAAGAG TCTGGAGTGACTCCTGAAAGTGACAACATCACCCTGTCATCCTCTGGGGCCATAGATCAGTCCTCCTGCAATGGGACCCCTCTGTCCTCCACAATCACCTCCCCAGAGG ATCCAATAAGCAGCAGCCTGGCCCAGTCTGTGATGTCAatggcatcctctcatagccagCACTCTCAGATCagcacagacacactctcttcaATGTCCGGATCCTACATGGCTGGTGCCGAGGGAGAGGAGGCCGCTGAGACCCGAGCAGAGAGCCGAGCACCTTCCCAACATGAGGGTGAG GAAATCCCCAACGAGGCAAAAGGGCATAACTTTGTGGCTGTCATTCTTGAAGAACAGGATTCAGAG GGTAATGATGTGACTGAGGAAGATTGCGCATCTCCCACCAAAGAACATG GTGGGCGCAGGAGGAGCGAGGTGCCTTGTCCAGAGTTTGACAATAACAATCAGGGGCAGTCTGACACCCACTATATGACAGGCCTGGACAATGAGCAGCCTCCTGATGGCCGATTCGCTG GTCTGTTATACCTCGATGTCTATCGTCATGGACGGGATCCTTTGACTCACCATGCGTCCATCAGCAACATCAACCTGGAAGAGCAAGGGGTCTCCAATGAGGTGGCGAATCCCAAGAACAAATCTCATCGTGGACCCCTAGCTGTGTAA
- the rnf157 gene encoding E3 ubiquitin ligase RNF157 isoform X2: MKLPGQEVGKSQSCYNIEFTFDADTQVTITIYYQAIEEFHNGVPIYLPQDSSLQSETVHFKRGVCQQFCLPSHYVNLSEWADEELLFDMDKDIYPMVVQAIVEEGDEHLGHSHVLLATFEKHMDGSYCVKPLKQKQVVDGVSYLLQEIYGIENKYNSQEPKVAEDEISDNSAECVVCLSDVRDTLILPCRHLCLCNACADTLRYQANCCPICRLPFRALLQIRAMRKKLSPLTPTGFNPVITSQTSDSEEHSASEHIPPGYEAVSLLEALNGPLNPSPSAPPLQGHVSGSVPTYGSDSHLTPARSLSPLEHSVNSSQNVKHKKSASKSLSQNSSVLPEEEDEKSCSESEVQTCRRKLHAEQQESGVTPESDNITLSSSGAIDQSSCNGTPLSSTITSPEDPISSSLAQSVMSMASSHSQHSQISTDTLSSMSGSYMAGAEGEEAAETRAESRAPSQHEGEEIPNEAKGHNFVAVILEEQDSEGNDVTEEDCASPTKEHGGRRRSEVPCPEFDNNNQGQSDTHYMTGLDNEQPPDGRFAGLLYLDVYRHGRDPLTHHASISNINLEEQGVSNEVANPKNKSHRGPLAV, from the exons ATGAAGCTTCCTGGACAGGAAGTTGGAAAAAGCCAAAGCTGCTATAATATTGAGTTTACCTTTGATGCCGACACACAAGTTACCATCACCATATACTACCAAGCCATTGAAGAGTTTCACAATGGTGTGCCAAT ATACTTGCCGCAGGACAGCTCTCTGCAGTCAGAGACGGTGCACTTCAAACGCGGCGTCTGCCAACAGTTCTGTCTGCCCTCTCATTACGTCAACTTATCAGAGTGGGCAGATGAGGAG CTATTGTTTGACATGGATAAAGACATCTACCCCATGGTTGTACAAGCAATAGTGGAAGAGGGAGATG AACACTTGGGACACTCTCATGTTCTTCTTGCAACGTTTGAGAAA CATATGGATGGAAGTTACTGTGTAAAACCTCTGAAACAGAAACAAGTG GTGGATGGTGTTAGTTACCTGCTGCAGGAGATCTACGGTATAGAGAACAAATACAACAGTCAAGAACCAAAG GTGGCAGAAGATGAGATTAGTGACAACAGCGCGGAATGTGTGGTGTGTTTGTCAGACGTGCGGGACACACTTATCCTGCCCTGCAGACACCTGTGCCTGTGCAACGCCTGCGCAGACACGCTGCGTTACCAGGCCAACTGTTGCCCCATCTGTCGACTGC CGTTTCGTGCCCTCCTTCAAATTCGAGCGATGAGGAAAAAACTGAGCCCACTCACACCTACTGGATTCAACCCTGTCATCACCTCACAGACATCAGATTCAGAGGAGCACTCG GCATCAGAGCACATCCCACCAGGCTATGAAGCTGTGTCCCTGTTGGAGGCCTTGAATGGGCCCCTGAACCCATCACCATCTGCTCCTCCACTTCAGGGCCATGTTTCTGGATCTGTGCCCACATATGGCAGTGATAGCCACCTCACGCCTGCACGCTCCCTCTCTCCGCTAGAACACTCGGTCAACTCCAGCCAGAATGTGAAACACAAGAAGAGTGCCTCTAA ATCCCTCTCCCAGAATTCTTCAGTGCTgcctgaggaggaggatgagaagtcATGCAGTGAGTCTGAAGTGCAAACGTGCAGGAGAAAACTGCATGCAGAACAGCAAGAG TCTGGAGTGACTCCTGAAAGTGACAACATCACCCTGTCATCCTCTGGGGCCATAGATCAGTCCTCCTGCAATGGGACCCCTCTGTCCTCCACAATCACCTCCCCAGAGG ATCCAATAAGCAGCAGCCTGGCCCAGTCTGTGATGTCAatggcatcctctcatagccagCACTCTCAGATCagcacagacacactctcttcaATGTCCGGATCCTACATGGCTGGTGCCGAGGGAGAGGAGGCCGCTGAGACCCGAGCAGAGAGCCGAGCACCTTCCCAACATGAGGGTGAG GAAATCCCCAACGAGGCAAAAGGGCATAACTTTGTGGCTGTCATTCTTGAAGAACAGGATTCAGAG GGTAATGATGTGACTGAGGAAGATTGCGCATCTCCCACCAAAGAACATG GTGGGCGCAGGAGGAGCGAGGTGCCTTGTCCAGAGTTTGACAATAACAATCAGGGGCAGTCTGACACCCACTATATGACAGGCCTGGACAATGAGCAGCCTCCTGATGGCCGATTCGCTG GTCTGTTATACCTCGATGTCTATCGTCATGGACGGGATCCTTTGACTCACCATGCGTCCATCAGCAACATCAACCTGGAAGAGCAAGGGGTCTCCAATGAGGTGGCGAATCCCAAGAACAAATCTCATCGTGGACCCCTAGCTGTGTAA